The window GTATGTGGCACCCATCAGAATGATTACATGCCTGTGTCTTAATGCaatacttttgttttctcttcccccctctttttGACCAAGGAGTCAAAGGAAATCTTGATCTGTTACCTGTAATTGGTGCATCAGGTCGAGACTGTTCTTTTCTCCATGCAGGTACAAACACAGTGATATCTTTATGTCCTTTTTCCAGAAACCAATCAACAGCTAGTTGAATTCCTCGACAGGAAAATCCTTCTTTATTCCCATGGCTgaagaacatgaaaacaaaagttttagaaacagcaaggagaaaaattacatttggttttgggttttattgctGCGGTGGTTTGGGAtggggttggttttttatttcttctaaagctGCCATGGTCTAAGGATATAAGGGAAACAAAGTCTGTAAAGACAGTAAACCTTTTTATTAGACCAGCCTACATAACTGGACAACAACAATTGTCCAGAGCTATTCAGCTGTCAGATTACAGCAACACTGCTACTTGAATCTctagaaaacaatgaaatgccactattccaaaagcaaaaacaaatacatctgaaatttttccactttttcattttattagcTCAGCTAATGAAAAATACCGCATTCCCCAACAAATTGAGCTTACCTGAAATAGTACTATAATAAGTTATCAGTAACaaaaaaggaatgaattaaCAATGCTGGCTGTCATGGGTGACAGGTGCTTTTAAACATCTAGATTAAGAAATTATGTTTCCCTAATATTAAatgttctgcatttttaattaggGCTTTTGAAGGGAAAGAAGTAACTCAGAGTTGTTTAAGCCCTGCCTCCagcaaaaatttcttttctgaaacacaggagTCTCTGAAACAGCACACAATTCATATAAAGGggtttaatttttcaaatggcCCAAGAagtttctgcaaaggaaaaaaggtaaaccTTAATTATGAATCTTATTCAGTCTCTATTTGCATCATCAataattgcagtattttttaagcATGAGAAGTCTGTAACGCTTGTACTTTCCAGATATTCTCAGTTTGTAGAGCAGACACTGCATAATTAAGATATTTGCATCTTATTAGAATTGTCTTTAGCATTATTCTATGGATGATTGTTCAAAATTTTACTTCaatgttgttattattattattataaaacaTCTTCACAGATTACTGGACCACAGCAAAATGCATGCTCTTCCTGTGCTCAAAATGTTACAtaaagtaaaactgaaacagaCAAAAGGCACACAGATCTAACACCATCCGCACATGTGCATAACTAAGGATCACCAGCATAGTCCAAATCCTTGCAACTTACATAATTAATACAGAAGCCACATATTgctaaagcatttttctttagatttttatacattttaaattttagatAATTTAAtatccttttaatttttcagatgcaTATGCCTTTTGTTAagagttggacttgatgacccTTATgggccccttccaacctgagatactctatgattctatactTCAAAATTCTAAACACAGCACCAGTTCTAAGCTACACAATAGTAAGAGTACACACACTCttttctccagttcctgccACATTATGCTCAGGAGGAACTCAAGCAGTACAGAGACTGCAAATTCaacaagcagggaaaaaaaggaaagaaaaaagttaaatcaaATATTGGTGTTGTTGCTTTACAGAAACATCTGTAAATGGATTGGTGTAATGTGGTTATGTTGCGATACGGCAGTGAAAATTCCTATATATGAAATATTCTTATAGAATTTGGAAGGGTCTGTGCATTTGAAAACTCAAGAGTGCTCCACACACctataaaaatctgaattttcttaatacattgaaaaaaaaaattcatagaatcacagaatggtttgggttgtaatggaccttaaagatcatctagtttcaACCCCCTGCCACTAGAGcaagttgctcaaagctccatccaacctagccttgaacacttccagggatggggcacaaATCTTATGACAGATTCTCTTAGAGCAGAAAGCTGGTACTAAAAGGAAATCTATTGTGCAAACAATACCTGAAGAAATCTCGTTATCACCAATCACTAAACAGGCTGATTAAAGAACTCCCTCATAGAAAAATCATACTTTCTTGATGATAAATCACTGGCTAGCTGAATTGTGTGCTCTACAAACATGCTTGAAAGCAGCATGGGGAGATACCTTGAGTTAGCGTTGATGCAAGCAACCAAGCACATGTGTACATACATCTGAAATTACAAGCACCATAGCGGTGTGAGTCAGCAAGTTTAGCTCGTTTGTATCCCTCTACTGACACAGCTAAATTCTGAGCAGGCTTGATCCGCAGGAGATCAAACACCCTGAAGTCCACTGCATGTCATTTTGGAAAGAACCAAGTTTTCCTCGCCTATCTGGCTGCCTCTggacattaaagaaaaataattttcaacatTGTTCCAAGACTTCAACAAATTAAACCAAACCCATCCACACAAAAGCACACTACAGCTAGATTGCTAAAACAAAAGGTTTGAGGGAAGAACTTGGTTTCaaaaggtggggaggggaatTGGAATATGGATGACATATAAAGGGCTATAGGCATAAATAAAAGCCTGGACTAAAGAGTCCATTAAAAAAGATGTATTATCAGCGTAAATATACTACATGACTAAAATTACTTTGCCATTGTAGTGAAAATTTATTAAACTGATTAATGTTTATTACAAAGTTTTTGTCTTAAATTAGGAATTGTTTAACTTAGACAGGGAGCTCagggagctcaaggacaactGTAATGAGCGGGTGATGTTTCTCCTGAGCCCCCTGAACAAGCAAGGTAGGGCAGGACCATCCAGACAATAAATACTGTGTGCAGTTGTGTCATGATGTAGTGGCAGCTCCACCACACCCAGGCAGTCTGGCCAACGTCCCTGGCGTGTGTGAACCTTACAGATCATGAGATAGTGCACACCTGCACTTAGCCTAAACTTAAATTTTACATACACTGGGTGTGTAACCTATTTTTGTTCTTCACTGAGTATAAACGTGGGCAAGCTCCAGGACTGAGCCAGAAGCCTTACCTACAGGTGGATGCACCGCATAGGAATTTCCCCAGTTATCAAGGGACTCCTGGCACCAGCTGCAACAGGGCTCCCAGCTAAAGGGTGGGCCTGGGCGATGTTAAGGTGTGAACTGGTGATGTCtccttttcttagtctctgtaaCGCTTTGCAGCAATGATCTAATCCTTTGCTCCTATTGttcttttatcatattgtgcaCAATAGctagtactgtttccttttatcacaTTGCATGCTACTTTCCTTTATTATATTGTAATacaataaactgcatttatattttatgtagaattcatttttgctttgtatcCAGTCAATCAGCAACACACCTATCAATATTGATTTTtctcataaatattttagtgatttattctttgcaaaaataGTGACAGGGAGATCTACCTCATAGCCACATTGCTTCCATCAATGACAATTGGTCTCAAGTTATCACTGTTATCCACAACTTCATCTTCAAGTGACAATTCAGGGCTTGCTATTTCCTTTGTACAAGGACCTCTTGGCACGAGAGTACTAGTGGTACTGCTGGCACTGCTTTGTCCCTCTGATTCACTTTTGTTGCCAAGTCTCACAAGCTCTGCGAGAACATCGTTGATAAGTGCATCTGCTCCCAGTTTATTCAGTACCGCCTGGATCTGATCTCCTGCATACCCAAGCTTTAAAGCAAAATCCATTTTAGCTTGGTATTCCTTGTCcaaatttgttttgcattcaTCTAGCTTCAAGTCTTGTGTGATACTGCTCTGTGAAAAACTTGGGCGATCCAAACAAGGAGACCGACAGAGCGGCCGATGTGGTTTAGTGGaaacctccttttctctccactgagtattgctgcagctgcttctgaagtATGGTTGCTCAGGTTCGCTTTCTGAGCTCGTCCATTCCTCTGATTCAGCACTGCATTCCCCAGCATCTTGTTCCacatttctgtcttctctggaGTGCCTCTTCTCCATTTTCAGCTTCCCTATCATAGACCAGGCCGTCATCACGTTCAGCTTCCAGCCAGAGAGCTTAGTTCTTCTTCATTTCCAAAGCCACCTGGAACTCATACTCAATTGCATTGTGTTGGCCAATTAAAAGTTTACACAAGGCTGGAGTTAATTTGCCTTGCTTACTATGTTCTGGCATAAACACCACCAACATGAAGtccctaaaagaaaaaaaaaaaagaaagaagaagaaataattttaaaaaattagctTTTGACAAATTCTGCTAAATACTCAACTAAAATGATTTTGTTTACAAATCAGTAGAGCTCTCTAGTCATTCACATTTCTGTGTAAAAGTTGATCACAATGAAGCATATAATTATGTTGTCTCTTTAATCACAAATtaccctctctctttccctccctcagTTACtctacatacaaaaaaaaaaaaaagtatacttcCCACACAATAAACTTATAGCTGGAATTTATGGAGTGTCTCAGGAAtatttaaagataataaaacagaaaagtgtgACCCAACACTTTCACTAGAAACCTCTCTGTACAGCCTTCTACTGCAGGAACAGCCTGTCTACATCAGGAACAACTGTGTGGAGTTCCAGTCTGCATAAAATTTAACACAAACCATTTCAGCCTCTTTTAGTAAGGGTTTACTATCAGAACTGACATGGTAAGTTTACTGCAAGCTGGCTGCTAGACATGTAAAGGTCAGtaacaaaacacacaaaggTTCTACACAACAATTATCTTGTGCCCTGTTTACTGTACCTACTACACTGAAAATTCCAAAATCAAGGATGGATATTACTATGTTTTATCAGAAAGTCAGGATAGACTTTCTAGTCTTATACCAGAAGCAAAATTGTTCAAGGAATTCCAATGAGAGGTGTGACAAATGAAAAGATTCAAGTGACTTGTAAAGGGCTGAACACACATCACAGAgcctttgaaaaacagtttttaaaaggaactgcACCTACAGCAGTGCACGTTTTAGATAAAATGGTAAACTAAGACCTAGATATAAATACAGGTAACTGGAGAAAATTGATTAGCAAAGTAATTAGCTAGAGGCCtactttcagaaagctgcaagTCCCacttccctctcctctgcaaaacagcagacTTGAGAATGCAAGATGCAGTGTGAGTAGTGAAAAACAATGATGTAATAGTCTTGaaaccatttattttaactCCACTTTCTCATTTCAATAGATATCGTTTTTCTTAGGTCACCTCTTTTAGATGTAGCTACagacaaagagaagaaagaccaaaacagaaaaatgaaaaggtacCAAACTTCTGAAAGAGCACAGTTTTAAAGCTACATCTACTGCAGAGACTTCTGTCAGCAAAGATGTAGTCCAAAGAGGCGTGAGAAGCATGATCATGGATTTAAACAGCAGTCACAGAAGAAAGACTAGTAGTGACACCAGTTTCCCAATATATCTTTGCTTTTAACAGTATAGCCAGTTACCTTTGTGTGCTGTCAAATGCTGTAACACAAGCTGTGCATACACGAAAAGCTCTTTCCCAGGATTCCTATTAGGATTTTTGTGACACAAAATAGGCATGACTTTGGCATTGGAACAGACTGATCAAAGACGTCCATTCTTATTAAGCTCCTCATGCACCCAAAAcgaagtaaaaaaaaataaatttgaagtaTAACTtatggggttttggggggttgttaGTCACTAGTATAACTAAGAATAAATTTGTATCTCTTTCATGCACTTTTTTCGtctcatttcacatttcttacATTCCTTAAGGCTATGAGCAAACATTAGAAGAACACAAAACTTTCCTCAAAAGAGTATAAGCACTCAACTACGTACATGCATTATTTATATACAGGACGTtatcaaatacatttatattcaaaagctttttaaaaatctctttcctaTTTCCCCAAGAGACCACAGTGGCTCTTATTTAATTACTGTGGTCTACCAAAACAGCAAATAATAGGAGAAATACTCCCTTAATGCACAGCAGTGTAACTTCCTTGATGTACATTAATGCCAGACCTAGGGACTAAACGTAAGTATTGGAAtctggcgggggggggggtggggggggggggggtgtggcGAGTTTTGTCTAGGGTAGCAAGAAGAGCATCTCTGACattgttctttttattatttatttgattttcttcctaaaactACAGCTTTAATTTTCTCCATAGAATGAAGTTCAGTAGATACTGAAATAAAGAGAacaacagaaatgcagacatgCATGAATATATTATATTGATTTAGTGATGTAAAACAAATATAataaacataaaaccaaaatcttAAATActaaaagcatctttaaaatgaaaaattgtttgggtttttttttcctgaaaaacagcacggacattttacaaagcattgtaagccacaaagaaaaattaaaagaaccAGCAGTGTGCATACAAGTCAAAGCTTATTCATTCTGAGTTTTCATATCCTTTCATTTTTAGGTAATAAGATGCTGAAGATCACAGCCCCTGATATACCACTCATCTCAGAAAGCTTTCTTCCTTGATTATTTCCCTACATTAAATGGTGGGTGTCTGTTGCCTATGGGAGTATTTCAGAGAACAGGTGTAGAAGAGTGATAAAATCTGATAAAtcaaaatcataaaaatgtCAAAGGATCTCTAAGACAGGTCCCTACCGACCTAAGAACAAACCCCCCTGAAATTGTCTCAAAGTGAAACAAAGATTATTGATCTGCAAAACATTTACACAGTAATATATAATTACCTTAAACAGGccaaagagaaacattttacaaGACTGCACTCAAATTTATGCTCTTTAGTTATACATCTCACTTGGTTGTGGTAACTTTGCATACTGTTGGAGATGGTAGATATATATCCAGAATACAACGAACATCAACCCATGTTTCCAGTGACACTGGAAAGTGCCTACTTCCTAAAGGCAGgcattataaaaatatgtatgtttacaaatgagaaatttcaggtaaatattttacactgaaattttatttctttgtgtgctCTGGGGATAAAGATCTTTCCTATTCTGTTCAATTCACTTGTAACCTCTTAAAGGGGCTAAGAGGGATTTACTCCCATCATTAACTGTAcagcggggaaaaaaaaggtttagaGAAAAAACCTGAATATTCTAAAACATAGTCCTAGTTCTCATATCATGTGAAGAACAATGAGTGAGGATTTCTTTTGATGAATATGAACAGCAAGATTTTCAGCTACAATTGGGTGATTCTTAAGTAAGCAAGAAAAGCATGTAGCAAAGGTGGCTAGCTTGACTGATAACCATTAATGGTCTCAAAATTAGTCCAAATAGTGGCAAATGTAGTAATTCTCACTTGTTCATGCTCTTTTTGTGAtgtacatacatgcatacacaaacacacacacccaagCAGAGAGGGCTGCTCAAAAGCCTAGTTTCCTTAGGAAATCAAGgtaattaaagaaaacactaaTCACTTatatctaaaaaaacccctaaaaggTCAAGTTTTGACAAAAGCAacactattttttaataaagaacaaCTATATTTTAAGTCCTTTAGACAACAGGGAATAAAAACAGATTCATTGCACTTGCATGGAAATTCCAAATTTGAGTAGTTAGGTTTACTTTCAACTTGGATCAGGTTAGGTTTGGACACTTGCTGTTCTTTAGTATTAGGCATTCAAAGAATAGCCCTCTAAATACTTAGACATCATTACATAACTGGTACATTACAGTACTCTCTAATTCCATTTGAGGTTATTTTCTCTCGCATAGCACTAATAGCAGTATATTTACAACTGAAGCACTTGCCAACATAGATGTATTAATCAGCTTAATCTGGAATGGATTTCATTAGGTCTCACGTATAACCCTGTACCTTGCCAAAACTAAAacaaagtatataaaaaattattataacaGAAGATTCAAAAAATAGGTTATCAACACACTGCACCCTCAGATTTCAAAATACTGCAACTAAGGAACACTTTACAATGCCTGTGGTAAGGCTCATTTGTTCAAATTTATGACACTGCACTGCTTTGGCAGTGGACAAAGAACAGCATGATTCTGTTAGTCCAAGTTTATAGATCTCCATTCTTTCTCCCAAGTTGTCATCATTTCTTTAAGTGTAATGTTAAACTtaccatgcctttttttttacctctagTAAATAATCCTAATCCCTTTTCCATTGGAAATCTCATCAAAATGATGAGCCAAAGGTTCGTAAAACTGGAAATATCCCTGAAAATATGATGAAGAGAAAGGAGGCTGTTTACTGTTAACTTCTCCTCGACAAATGATTTTCCAGAAGTAattcatttaaaaccatttttagaGGACCAAATTTATATTCTCTTATAAACACTTAATTATCAATTTAAACTACAAGCAAAATATGTCCCTTCCCAAGTGGAAATTAAATCAACTGGACTCAGTCAAAGAGGccattttttttacagtaataaaataatctggGTAACACCGCCACTATTACTTCcacatttagatttttttaatcctttttttgggtttttttgagtttgttttcaggggtttgttgttgttattggttttgggttttataAATTACAACTATGCAAGTTTTGCTCTTaattttctccccctctttctTAGCTGGAAAAGAATATATCTTACCTGTATATAAACTGATTTCACCATTTTGTTGCATTGTCCCAATTCCACATAAATATCTCtagttttctgttatttaacaTCACATAAGCaatttttcatacatttcatGTGTCGTTCCCTGAAAGATCTTATTTAGCAATAAGATGGTTTGATCATAGTCAGATCTAAATAATCCTgaattcaaaatttaaaatataaaaaaatttcattctCAGAATAATTTATATCACTGCTGGTGGCGTACTCACTTCTGTTGTGCTTAGGAAGAAAGTGGCTCAGATACAATCAGTGTTAGAAAGCAGTACTGCCTATCTAGGATCACTCCCTGCTAGTCCTGTGCTGTGGTTTACTATTCTTTGGTGGCGAGTGATAGATTGGTGGATCTATTATGAAAGCTTACTCTGTGGAAACACCCACTTCTATGACTCATCGGagtttcttgcctttttttttcattcatgtcAGCCTTTGGTTGAAAGCCACTAACTAGGGAAATTTTAGCTGTCTCACCCCTCGCCGGCATAGCAGGGGAAAATACCTGGTCTGTGACGTAATGATCACCAttatctttgaaatatttgagaTGAGAATTAAAATtctactgaaaaagaaataaatctctaGTTTCAAACTATTTAACAACTAAATCACAGTGTTTTATAAAAATCTCTTCATATCTATCTAGGATCTTGTGAGGGAAGCACCGGAAGTCAAAAGGTCTGTCTGTACCATCTGTAGTCATTTCTACCAAGATGTATCACAGATCTTCCACAAGAAATGATACAATATGTAGACATTGGAACTTCTGGAAGAACAAGGAGTTTCCCCccccattttctttaaatagccAGCACACAAAACCGATTTCTGAATAGGTAACTTTTGCCAATAAAAATAGTTTAGATAAACTATTTCAGCATCAACTGCCATGTTGACAGAAAACGAAGCAGGCAGTCTCCAGAGCCCATGTCTACAACCCCGTACACTTTTGTACAAAGTGCTTGGAGGAAACAAGCCAGCTTGCACCAAGGCCTCTCCACCCTTAGCCAGTTGCTCCACCTGTGCAACTTAACTGGAACATTGTACTTGAAACATTGTAGGATTTGTTCCCAAAACCACAAGGTTAGGATTCTCAAACAACGAAGGTCACCTCATTGTTGGGTTCAGGAGcatcaaaaaacaaaaacaaaacaaaaaccaacaacaacaaaaaaaacaaaaccaaaccaaccaaacagaaaaaaaaacccagaaaaataacaacaaaaatactacACACAGTACCAAGTTTTCCCACTGACCATTGAGAGAGGGCACCTAGGAAAGAAGAAGGGTTGTGTTGCTCCTAAGCTGGCAACCGTAGCGAATGAAAAACTGAgtgagaaaacagcagcagaaactaCCACTACTTTAACACGGCACCCTTCTTGATACCTTCCAGATTAGAAATCAGACTTGTAATACCATCCTTCAGCTAAGGTCCCTCCCCCATTTCTTCACAGCCCTGAACAGTTCAATCCATACCCTACTGCAACCCCTGGAACTACCTATAGCCCCAAGGTTATCACTACGGATTTATTATGTGTGTTCACAGACCCTTCTCCCTGAGCAAGCCAGCTCTCAACAGTGAGAAAAGGCATAGCTACAGAAACTGATTACTACTTGTCCTCAAATGgcagctgtgtttttttcaaataaattcacAATCCTGTTCTGGAGCCCAGGATCACTACAGTATAGACAGTATCTCTTTTCCGTCAGTCAGTATTTTGATCTAACAAGCCACCTTTGTCAAGGCCAGCAATCCAGACGTAATCAGTATCACCATTCGGAAAAAGACTCTGATGCCCTGTCCTTGGAAAGCTGAGTTCTCTGCTCTGTACCATTCTATGTCTGAAACCATACTTGGTCTCAGTTTATTTCTGACTTCCAGTTAAGTACCTCTTACTTAACTCTACTTGCTATGATTACCTCTCCACCTACAGTGTGGCACGCATTCAGTATGATACCCCTTCTCAGTGGACCACGTGGTTCTCCTTCAAATACAGTCTATGATGTAGGCATATAAAGGAGGTGAGTTTTCTGTACATTCAAGGCATTTAAGCTCAGTGACTTGAATTCACCATCTATCTCAACTGTACAACTGTTTCCTTTGAACAGTA of the Falco naumanni isolate bFalNau1 chromosome 14, bFalNau1.pat, whole genome shotgun sequence genome contains:
- the ZC3H12B gene encoding probable ribonuclease ZC3H12B isoform X2, with amino-acid sequence MTAWSMIGKLKMEKRHSREDRNVEQDAGECSAESEEWTSSESEPEQPYFRSSCSNTQWREKEVSTKPHRPLCRSPCLDRPSFSQSSITQDLKLDECKTNLDKEYQAKMDFALKLGYAGDQIQAVLNKLGADALINDVLAELVRLGNKSESEGQSSASSTTSTLVPRGPCTKEIASPELSLEDEVVDNSDNLRPIVIDGSNVAMSHGNKEGFSCRGIQLAVDWFLEKGHKDITVFVPAWRKEQSRPDAPITDQEILRKLEKEKILVFTPSRRVQGRRVVCYDDRFIVKLAFDSDGIIVSNDNYRDLQNEKPEWKKFIEERLLMYSFVNDKFMPPDDPLGRHGPSLENFLRKRPVIPEHKKQPCPYGKKCTYGHKCKYYHPERANQPQSRCQSRRQCEAPQTAIAKSSSAFFPWLP
- the ZC3H12B gene encoding probable ribonuclease ZC3H12B isoform X3, with translation MTAWSMIGKLKMEKRHSREDRNVEQDAGECSAESEEWTSSESEPEQPYFRSSCSNTQWREKEVSTKPHRPLCRSPCLDRPSFSQSSITQDLKLDECKTNLDKEYQAKMDFALKLGYAGDQIQAVLNKLGADALINDVLAELVRLGNKSESEGQSSASSTTSTLVPRGPCTKEIASPELSLEDEVVDNSDNLRPIVIDGSNVAMSHGNKEGFSCRGIQLAVDWFLEKGHKDITVFVPAWRKEQSRPDAPITDQEILRKLEKEKILVFTPSRRVQGRRVVCYDDRFIVKLAFDSDGIIVSNDNYRDLQNEKPEWKKFIEERLLMYSFVNDKFMPPDDPLGRHGPSLENFLRKRPVIPEHKKQPCPYGKKCTYGHKCKYYHPERANQPQRCQSRRQCEAPQTAIAKSSSAFFPWLP